From Aminivibrio sp., one genomic window encodes:
- the ppk1 gene encoding polyphosphate kinase 1, with protein MVPTSLLPVGGEVGDDMSGKRDNEKPEPITSLDDPRLYFNREINWIDFNSKVLEEAMTPSTPLLEQLKFLVIFFNNLDEFFMVRVSGLMEQYRNGIFAPSSDGIPASKQLAIIRKRVLPLLAEAQEYWSKSLEPRLKDAGMRFVEYKDLSEKHRNFLEGYFKNEIYPVLTPQAIDPGRPFPVISNLSLNFLVQLADPQKGTRFARLKIPKNVSRFIFLPRNKKAKTYESLGFTSNIHHSDILFLEDLVEHYLDLLFPGLHVTASALFRITRNTDVEIEEDESSDLIEAVKDLVDRRNFGEVVRLEVSSGVPREIFAFLVRHFHLAPFQIYKRKGPMAFSGLWDLCAVDRPDLKDEPLLPRIPPPFTEGANLYSVLRRRDVVLYHPYDSFSPVLDFVRRAAVDPKVVAIKQTLYRVGTESPVVEALINARKNGKQVTAVVELKARFDEERNINWAEALEDVGVHVVYGLVGFKIHAKLCLVVRREAEGIARYVHIGTGNYNPITAKVYTDLSFFTADKAICADVTDLFNAMTGYSLKENYQQLLVSPYTSRSGIISRIEREICRHEAFGDGYIAFKMNQLVDNQCIQALYRASMAGVKVRLQVRGICCLRPGVPGVSDNIEVTSIVGRFLEHVRIFYFNNGGDDEMFIGSADLMPRNLDRRVEVLVPIHDKALRDSIRDNILEIHLRDNQKARRLDPDGVYRRIEPLAGESLVDSQKIMMARTWGWNPPERSEEK; from the coding sequence ACCAGAACCCATAACCAGTCTTGACGATCCTCGGCTTTATTTCAACCGGGAGATAAACTGGATCGACTTTAACTCGAAGGTCCTCGAAGAAGCCATGACGCCTTCCACGCCTTTGCTTGAACAGCTCAAGTTTTTGGTCATCTTCTTCAATAACCTTGACGAGTTCTTTATGGTTCGTGTCTCTGGCCTGATGGAACAGTATCGGAACGGCATCTTCGCTCCTTCGTCCGACGGTATTCCGGCGTCCAAGCAGCTCGCCATAATACGTAAAAGAGTGCTTCCACTGCTGGCGGAGGCCCAAGAATATTGGAGTAAATCCCTGGAGCCCCGTCTCAAGGACGCCGGCATGCGTTTCGTGGAATATAAAGACCTCAGCGAAAAGCACCGGAATTTTCTGGAAGGTTACTTCAAGAATGAAATCTACCCGGTCTTGACGCCTCAGGCCATTGATCCCGGACGTCCTTTCCCAGTGATTTCAAATCTTAGTCTGAATTTTCTCGTCCAGCTCGCCGATCCGCAGAAGGGAACCAGATTCGCCCGTCTGAAAATACCCAAGAACGTTTCCCGTTTCATCTTCCTGCCGAGAAACAAGAAGGCCAAGACTTACGAAAGCCTGGGCTTCACCTCCAACATCCACCACTCGGACATTCTCTTTCTGGAAGACCTGGTAGAACATTATCTTGACCTTCTTTTTCCCGGTCTTCACGTGACGGCGTCCGCGCTCTTCCGTATCACCCGGAACACAGACGTGGAAATTGAGGAGGACGAATCATCCGACCTCATCGAAGCAGTGAAGGATCTGGTGGACCGCCGGAATTTCGGCGAGGTGGTACGTCTTGAAGTATCATCGGGGGTTCCCCGCGAGATCTTTGCCTTTCTGGTGCGTCATTTCCACCTGGCACCATTTCAGATCTACAAACGAAAGGGCCCCATGGCTTTCTCCGGCCTTTGGGACCTTTGCGCTGTCGATCGCCCCGACCTCAAGGACGAACCACTGCTGCCCCGTATTCCTCCCCCCTTCACCGAGGGAGCGAATTTGTATTCCGTCCTTCGAAGGCGGGACGTGGTGCTCTACCACCCCTACGACAGTTTCTCCCCCGTGCTCGACTTCGTCCGCAGGGCCGCGGTTGATCCCAAGGTAGTGGCCATCAAGCAGACCCTCTACCGGGTGGGAACCGAGTCGCCCGTAGTGGAAGCCCTCATCAACGCCCGGAAGAACGGCAAACAGGTGACTGCGGTGGTGGAGTTGAAGGCCCGGTTCGACGAAGAGAGAAACATCAACTGGGCGGAGGCCCTGGAGGACGTAGGGGTCCATGTAGTATACGGTCTCGTGGGGTTCAAGATTCACGCCAAGCTGTGCCTGGTGGTACGCCGCGAAGCGGAGGGCATCGCTCGGTACGTCCACATCGGTACGGGGAATTACAACCCCATCACTGCCAAAGTGTACACCGATCTTTCCTTTTTCACCGCCGACAAAGCCATTTGCGCCGACGTGACGGACTTGTTCAACGCCATGACGGGTTATTCTCTCAAGGAAAACTACCAGCAGCTTCTCGTTTCACCCTACACCTCTCGTTCGGGCATAATCTCCCGTATCGAGCGGGAGATTTGCCGCCACGAAGCTTTCGGTGACGGATACATCGCCTTCAAGATGAACCAGCTCGTGGACAATCAGTGCATTCAGGCTCTCTACCGAGCCTCCATGGCAGGGGTCAAGGTGAGGCTCCAAGTGCGGGGCATCTGCTGCCTCCGGCCGGGAGTCCCCGGAGTGAGCGACAACATTGAAGTAACATCCATCGTAGGGCGTTTTCTTGAACACGTTCGCATTTTTTACTTCAACAACGGAGGGGACGATGAAATGTTCATCGGCAGCGCCGACCTCATGCCCCGTAATCTGGACCGGAGAGTGGAAGTACTCGTTCCCATTCACGACAAGGCGCTGAGGGACAGCATCCGGGACAACATTCTGGAGATTCACCTGCGAGACAATCAAAAAGCTCGGCGGCTTGACCCGGATGGAGTCTACCGACGGATTGAGCCCCTTGCTGGAGAATCCCTTGTGGATTCCCAGAAAATCATGATGGCCCGGACATGGGGCTGGAACCCGCCCGAAAGAAGCGAGGAAAAATGA
- a CDS encoding CHAD domain-containing protein yields the protein MTFSEKTFCSFAVETLASLLEKILAQFDGLADAEDIEYLHHTRVGTRRLRAALSLFGSCFSDNDRKKWSRAIGRLTRLLGEARDLDVQMEVVAAEKDSAVQREKAGLARLHLRLSQQREKMQPKIRNLIRSGKTRSTLKDMSEGLRAAAEREILEEGGKGAFAAPPAEVRRRVAEVLSYDPFIRNPAAVKELHNLRKAGKKLRYAMEILAPLYEGRLDPFIGKMKGLQDLLGEIHDCDVWLNILPLFLEEEKRRTLEYYGHARTFPPLVSGILAFRDRRKELREKQYIHFLEEWDTLKTRGFWTNLRTVGDALFPFEEERTDNS from the coding sequence ATGACCTTTTCCGAAAAAACCTTTTGTTCCTTCGCTGTAGAGACATTGGCGTCTCTGCTGGAGAAAATTCTCGCCCAATTTGACGGCCTCGCCGACGCCGAGGACATTGAATATCTCCACCACACCAGAGTTGGAACAAGAAGACTCCGAGCAGCTCTTTCCCTTTTCGGCTCCTGCTTTTCAGACAACGACAGGAAAAAGTGGAGCCGCGCCATCGGACGACTCACCCGACTCCTTGGGGAAGCCAGGGACCTGGACGTCCAGATGGAGGTCGTAGCGGCGGAAAAAGACAGCGCCGTTCAACGGGAGAAAGCAGGACTGGCACGTCTGCACCTTCGGCTCTCTCAGCAGAGAGAGAAAATGCAGCCGAAAATCCGCAATCTTATCCGCTCGGGGAAAACACGAAGCACCCTGAAAGACATGTCAGAAGGGCTGCGGGCCGCCGCCGAGCGGGAAATTCTCGAAGAGGGGGGAAAAGGAGCTTTCGCCGCACCTCCCGCTGAAGTGCGAAGGCGCGTGGCCGAAGTTCTCAGCTACGATCCCTTCATCCGGAATCCGGCGGCGGTAAAAGAGCTTCACAACCTCCGAAAGGCGGGAAAGAAACTGCGATACGCCATGGAAATTCTCGCACCTCTCTACGAAGGCCGTCTTGACCCTTTCATCGGAAAAATGAAAGGGCTTCAGGACCTGCTGGGGGAGATTCATGACTGCGATGTGTGGCTCAACATCCTGCCTCTCTTTTTGGAGGAAGAAAAGAGGCGAACTCTGGAATATTACGGCCACGCCAGGACCTTTCCCCCTCTCGTTTCAGGAATTCTCGCCTTTCGAGACAGGAGGAAAGAGTTGAGAGAAAAACAATACATCCATTTTCTCGAAGAATGGGACACTCTCAAGACCAGAGGCTTCTGGACAAACCTCAGGACAGTAGGGGATGCCCTCTTTCCATTCGAAGAAGAAAGGACGGATAATTCATGA